One window from the genome of Paraconexibacter algicola encodes:
- a CDS encoding PAC2 family protein codes for MQSLHWEQRPDGLRAPALVCAFTGWNDAGDSASAALQFVGSSLQATRFATIDPEEFFDFQATRPKVRILDGRTREISWPETEFYAARVPRAPRDLILLQGPEPSMRWRTYCQQIVDLAEAIGVQLVVTLGSLLADVPHSAPVSITGLASDDALIDRLDLRGASYEGPTGITAVLHDACAAAGIPSASLWASVPHYVAAAPNPKAALALTRKLEGLVGVSVDASELEEASADYERQVSLAVQSDPEVQAFVERLEQAAQEEAQEVDPTVPSGDVLAREFQRFLRQRGPDAQ; via the coding sequence ATGCAGTCCTTGCACTGGGAACAGCGTCCCGACGGTCTCCGCGCTCCCGCGCTGGTGTGCGCCTTCACGGGCTGGAACGACGCGGGTGACTCCGCGTCCGCGGCGCTGCAGTTCGTCGGCTCCTCGCTGCAGGCGACGCGCTTCGCGACGATCGACCCCGAGGAGTTCTTCGACTTCCAGGCGACGCGCCCGAAGGTCCGGATCCTCGACGGCCGCACGCGCGAGATCAGCTGGCCGGAGACCGAGTTCTACGCCGCCCGCGTGCCCCGCGCGCCCCGCGACCTCATCCTGCTGCAGGGCCCGGAGCCGTCGATGCGCTGGCGCACCTACTGCCAGCAGATCGTCGACCTGGCCGAGGCGATCGGCGTGCAGCTCGTCGTGACACTCGGGTCGCTGCTGGCCGACGTGCCGCACAGCGCGCCGGTGTCGATCACCGGCCTGGCGTCCGACGACGCGCTGATCGACCGGCTCGACCTGCGCGGCGCGTCCTACGAGGGACCGACCGGGATCACCGCGGTGCTGCACGACGCGTGCGCGGCGGCCGGGATCCCGTCGGCGTCGCTGTGGGCGAGCGTGCCCCACTACGTCGCGGCCGCCCCGAACCCGAAGGCGGCGCTGGCGCTGACCCGCAAGCTCGAGGGCCTCGTCGGCGTGTCCGTCGACGCGTCCGAGCTCGAGGAGGCCAGCGCCGACTACGAGCGCCAGGTCTCGCTGGCGGTCCAGAGCGACCCCGAGGTGCAGGCCTTCGTCGAGCGCCTGGAGCAGGCCGCCCAGGAGGAGGCGCAGGAGGTCGACCCGACGGTCCCGTCCGGCGACGTCCTCGCCCGCGAGTTCCAGCGCTTCCTGCGCCAGCGCGGCCCGGACGCCCAGTAG
- a CDS encoding glycine cleavage system protein R, translating to MQLAVSAVGRDRPGIVAAVTGVLVAHGADIADAQMGVLSGRFTMMLIVDASDDLDEGVFLGDLLEIGRDLGMDVVSANRIDPLHRVGTPDPTHVVTVSGTDHPGIVHAVAHQLARHGAGITDLQTRRIGDEDEEPLHAMMLEVVLPPDVQPRTLDAALQAIAGERELDIELRPVPED from the coding sequence ATGCAGCTCGCCGTCTCCGCCGTCGGACGTGACCGTCCCGGCATCGTCGCCGCCGTCACCGGCGTGCTCGTCGCCCACGGGGCCGACATCGCCGACGCCCAGATGGGCGTGCTCTCCGGGCGCTTCACGATGATGCTCATCGTCGACGCCTCCGACGACCTCGACGAGGGCGTCTTCCTCGGCGACCTGCTGGAGATCGGCCGCGATCTCGGCATGGACGTGGTGAGCGCGAACCGCATCGACCCGCTGCACCGCGTCGGGACCCCCGACCCGACGCACGTCGTGACGGTCAGCGGCACCGACCACCCGGGGATCGTGCACGCGGTCGCGCACCAGCTCGCCCGGCACGGCGCGGGGATCACCGACCTCCAGACCCGACGGATCGGGGACGAGGACGAGGAGCCCCTGCACGCGATGATGCTCGAGGTCGTGCTGCCGCCGGACGTGCAGCCGCGCACCCTCGACGCCGCCCTGCAGGCGATCGCCGGGGAGCGCGAGCTCGACATCGAGCTGCGCCCGGTCCCGGAGGACTGA
- a CDS encoding OB-fold nucleic acid binding domain-containing protein — translation MAEPQTPAPPVQTVATLRPGDAIDLVLACARKDRLLAKSGTPYLALELRDRSGSIPGRVFRDADRLAAGFDRGDLVRVTGRVERFRDELQLDVHRIARAAADAADPASFLPVAYRDLDELDGFLEHLAGEVHDTGYRALLQQLLGDAELRAQWRRAPCTRGGHHAYLGGLLEHTVAVGTLALETCQLHVRLNSDLLLCAALVHDLGKTREFTYGADIGLSDAGRLLGHVELGLRLLEPRMAQVGLDEGRRLALAHCVLTHHGPDAAPGRRFASAEALALHRINALDATVKGALEHGLGP, via the coding sequence GTGGCCGAACCGCAGACGCCGGCGCCCCCGGTGCAGACCGTCGCGACCCTCCGTCCCGGGGACGCGATCGACCTCGTGCTCGCCTGCGCGCGCAAGGACCGGCTGCTGGCGAAGTCCGGGACCCCGTACCTGGCGCTCGAGCTGCGCGACCGCAGCGGCTCGATCCCCGGGCGCGTGTTCCGCGACGCGGACCGCCTCGCCGCCGGGTTCGACCGCGGCGACCTCGTGCGCGTCACGGGCCGCGTCGAGCGGTTCCGCGACGAGCTGCAGCTCGACGTGCACCGGATCGCGCGGGCCGCCGCCGACGCCGCGGACCCCGCGAGCTTCCTGCCGGTCGCCTACCGCGACCTCGACGAGCTCGATGGCTTCCTCGAGCACCTCGCCGGCGAGGTCCACGACACGGGCTACCGCGCGCTGCTGCAGCAGCTGCTGGGCGACGCGGAGCTGCGCGCGCAGTGGCGGCGCGCGCCCTGTACCCGCGGCGGCCACCACGCCTACCTCGGCGGACTCCTCGAGCACACGGTCGCGGTGGGCACCCTGGCGCTCGAGACCTGCCAGCTGCACGTGCGGCTGAACAGCGACCTGCTGCTCTGCGCCGCGCTCGTCCACGACCTCGGCAAGACTCGCGAGTTCACCTACGGCGCGGACATCGGGCTGAGCGACGCGGGCCGCCTGCTCGGCCACGTCGAGCTCGGGCTGCGCCTGCTGGAGCCGCGGATGGCGCAGGTCGGGCTCGACGAGGGCCGGCGGCTCGCGCTCGCCCACTGCGTGCTCACCCACCACGGCCCGGACGCCGCCCCGGGCCGCCGGTTCGCCTCGGCGGAGGCGCTCGCGCTGCACCGCATCAACGCGCTCGACGCGACCGTCAAGGGCGCGCTGGAGCACGGGCTCGGCCCCTGA
- a CDS encoding ATP-dependent helicase produces the protein MDLRSPSTVTGPDGLTPAQRRAVTFREPRPLRIVGGAGTGKTRTLVARFAALVAEGVAPEQILVLTLTPGGADELRLQIEHALGDRPFEELAVHTVPDLAARVLHEETLAAGVDPFALPATPSDRLAMLLERMDELPLRHHDLGGTPANVLARIVARIDACKDELRSADDVAAWAAALPDEDPHADREREFAALYRAHDRMLAESAAHPLDAGDLVLRAHALLAARPEVRERVAARRPHVLVDEFQDLPPAQVALVELLGAAPAALVVAGDDDQAVRLGASGAGRTLASLSPRHHDLETIVLDRVFRGRDRILRAAAAVVEPIPGRVSKPLVGAEGGSVRFWRCANERAQAQGVAAEVERLIRAGTPPERIAVIVRSVRREGQAVAVAMDERAVPYRLVGAAAFFQRAEVRDVLAWLRLLADPSDAGAVVRALARPPVELRAIDLARCVQIARRRKVDMVGALHAATESPQIPPEARDRIQGFLRLYRSASGAIDTSRPDLFVHRLIDHLGLRRQQLFAAQADVVERLVQLARLGEMAAAYTRRAPQASARDFARYLSAVADAGAPGLFDDEDRAAAAEHTAGGAGRAGVAVLAMHAAKGLEVDRVFVLGLQSSRMPGARRTVVDPPPGAPEAVDSPAEHAAAMRRLLHVAMTRAREGLVLAYAASSDRGARQPPSPFAEEARAALGTGWEDREEELFGPDEALHATFQQLRDELLAGVPKIGGMLGEMRLDTDLDVAHGAVRYLELVKLAALMDRPPGVSIADALPDVNARVLQAATAQQREVFLSSTLDDVIVGAEQDARARAAAVAAREEPSLAPFLPTRGEGLVLSASDIETYRSCPLKYKFARVFRIPQEPTMNQRFGILVHQALERFHQDEGPLAGTLDGLLDLFETGWRRGGFGDTDQERQLRAKAVDSLHRYVERFRAEATEPVWFERGFQFRMGPHVLRGRVDRVDRKPDGTHELIDYKTGRPRTLAQLREDVQLALYAVGAREAWELESSSQAYHYVLDDEKIEVPQEALDPDWIRQTVFEVADEILGQNFEPTPSYAACSMCDFRIACPAAER, from the coding sequence CCGGCGGCGCGGACGAGCTGCGGCTGCAGATCGAGCACGCGCTCGGCGACCGGCCGTTCGAGGAGCTCGCCGTCCACACCGTCCCCGACCTCGCGGCCCGGGTCCTGCACGAGGAGACGCTCGCCGCGGGCGTCGACCCCTTCGCGCTGCCCGCGACCCCGTCGGACCGGCTGGCGATGCTGCTCGAGCGCATGGACGAGCTGCCGCTGCGCCACCACGACCTCGGCGGCACCCCCGCCAACGTGCTCGCGCGGATCGTCGCCCGCATCGACGCCTGCAAGGACGAGCTGCGCAGCGCCGACGACGTCGCCGCGTGGGCCGCCGCCCTCCCCGACGAGGACCCGCACGCCGACCGCGAGCGCGAGTTCGCCGCGCTCTACCGCGCCCATGACCGGATGCTCGCCGAGAGCGCCGCGCACCCGCTGGACGCCGGCGACCTCGTGCTGCGCGCCCACGCGCTGCTCGCCGCGCGCCCCGAGGTCCGGGAGCGGGTCGCCGCGCGGCGCCCGCACGTCCTCGTCGACGAGTTCCAGGACCTCCCGCCCGCCCAGGTCGCGCTCGTCGAGCTGCTCGGCGCCGCGCCCGCCGCGCTCGTCGTCGCCGGGGACGACGACCAGGCCGTCCGGCTCGGCGCGTCCGGCGCCGGGCGCACGCTCGCGTCGCTGTCGCCGCGCCACCACGACCTCGAGACGATCGTGCTGGACCGCGTCTTCCGCGGCCGCGACCGGATCCTGCGCGCGGCCGCCGCGGTCGTCGAGCCGATCCCCGGGCGCGTGTCCAAGCCGCTGGTCGGGGCGGAGGGCGGCAGCGTGCGGTTCTGGCGCTGCGCCAACGAGCGCGCGCAGGCGCAGGGCGTCGCCGCCGAGGTCGAGCGGCTGATCCGCGCCGGGACGCCGCCCGAGCGCATCGCGGTGATCGTCCGCAGCGTGCGCCGCGAGGGGCAGGCGGTCGCGGTCGCGATGGACGAGCGCGCCGTGCCGTACCGGCTGGTCGGGGCGGCCGCGTTCTTCCAGCGCGCCGAGGTGCGGGACGTGCTCGCCTGGCTGCGGCTGCTGGCCGATCCCTCCGACGCGGGCGCCGTGGTCCGGGCGTTGGCGCGGCCGCCGGTCGAGCTGCGCGCCATCGACCTCGCGCGGTGCGTGCAGATCGCCCGACGGCGCAAGGTCGACATGGTCGGCGCGCTGCACGCCGCGACCGAGTCGCCGCAGATCCCGCCGGAGGCGCGCGACCGCATCCAGGGGTTCCTGCGGCTGTACCGCAGCGCGTCCGGGGCGATCGACACGTCGCGGCCGGACCTGTTCGTCCACCGGCTGATCGACCACCTGGGGCTGCGCCGCCAGCAGCTCTTCGCCGCCCAGGCCGACGTCGTCGAGCGGCTCGTGCAGCTCGCCCGGCTCGGGGAGATGGCCGCCGCGTACACGCGCCGGGCGCCGCAGGCGTCGGCGCGCGACTTCGCCCGCTACCTGTCCGCGGTCGCCGACGCGGGCGCCCCGGGCCTGTTCGACGACGAGGACCGGGCCGCGGCCGCCGAGCACACCGCGGGCGGCGCGGGCCGCGCCGGCGTCGCCGTGCTGGCGATGCACGCCGCGAAGGGCCTGGAGGTCGACCGCGTCTTCGTGCTCGGCCTGCAGTCCTCGCGGATGCCCGGGGCGCGACGCACGGTCGTCGATCCCCCACCGGGGGCGCCCGAGGCGGTCGACTCGCCGGCCGAGCACGCGGCCGCGATGCGGCGCCTGCTGCACGTGGCGATGACCCGGGCGCGGGAGGGGCTCGTGCTCGCCTACGCCGCCTCCTCGGACCGCGGCGCGCGGCAGCCGCCGTCCCCGTTCGCGGAGGAGGCGCGCGCCGCGCTGGGCACGGGCTGGGAGGACCGCGAGGAGGAGCTCTTCGGCCCGGACGAGGCGCTGCACGCCACCTTCCAGCAGCTGCGCGACGAGCTGCTGGCGGGCGTGCCGAAGATCGGCGGCATGCTCGGCGAGATGCGCCTGGACACCGACCTCGACGTGGCGCACGGCGCGGTCCGCTACCTCGAGCTGGTGAAGCTCGCGGCGCTGATGGACCGCCCGCCGGGCGTGTCGATCGCCGACGCGCTCCCGGACGTGAACGCGCGCGTGCTGCAGGCCGCGACCGCCCAGCAGCGCGAGGTCTTCCTGTCCTCGACGCTCGACGACGTCATCGTCGGCGCCGAGCAGGACGCGCGCGCCCGGGCCGCGGCGGTCGCCGCCCGGGAGGAGCCGTCGCTCGCGCCGTTCCTGCCCACGCGCGGTGAGGGGCTCGTGCTCAGCGCGTCGGACATCGAGACGTACCGCTCGTGCCCGCTGAAGTACAAGTTCGCGCGCGTCTTCCGCATCCCGCAGGAGCCGACGATGAACCAGCGCTTCGGCATCCTCGTCCACCAGGCCCTCGAGCGCTTCCACCAGGACGAGGGCCCGCTGGCGGGCACGCTCGACGGCCTGCTCGACCTGTTCGAGACCGGCTGGCGTCGCGGCGGCTTCGGCGACACCGACCAGGAGCGGCAGCTGCGCGCCAAGGCGGTCGACAGCCTGCACCGGTACGTCGAGCGGTTCCGCGCGGAGGCGACGGAGCCGGTGTGGTTCGAGCGCGGGTTCCAGTTCCGGATGGGCCCGCACGTGCTGCGCGGCCGTGTCGACCGGGTGGACCGCAAGCCGGACGGCACGCACGAGCTGATCGACTACAAGACCGGCCGCCCCCGCACCCTGGCGCAGCTGCGCGAGGACGTGCAGCTCGCCCTGTACGCCGTCGGCGCGCGCGAGGCGTGGGAGCTCGAGTCCTCCTCGCAGGCCTACCACTACGTCCTGGACGACGAGAAGATCGAGGTGCCGCAGGAGGCCCTCGATCCCGACTGGATCCGCCAGACGGTCTTCGAGGTCGCCGACGAGATCCTCGGCCAGAACTTCGAGCCGACCCCCAGCTACGCAGCCTGCTCGATGTGCGACTTCCGCATCGCCTGCCCCGCCGCGGAGCGCTGA